From the genome of Bacteroidota bacterium:
TATTTAAATTGTCGAAGATGAAAAGGAAGAAATACAGAAACAGATAATCTGTTTCTAATTCAGCATCGCACTGTTTTCATTCAGGCTTTCATAAACGATTCTGCTGACCCGGGCACGTACCTCAGGTACGACCTTGTTGTCACGGCCTTTGGTCATGACGGTTGAAACATGGGTCTGTCGTGGTAGTAAAAATACCGGTTTCATGGAGTTGCTGGATTTCGCGCAAGATGCGCTCCCCAAATTTCCGTGCAATCTTTAATGACGGATCCATGTATTTTGAAAAGCCGGTTTTAAAT
Proteins encoded in this window:
- a CDS encoding serine hydrolase, translated to MADSRQVQTNYELTVKECSRLLRVLYNSSVLKPEASEYALQLLPQSGFKTGFSKYMDPSLKIARKFGERILREIQQLHETGIFTTTTDPCFNRHDQRP